A DNA window from Schistocerca gregaria isolate iqSchGreg1 chromosome 2, iqSchGreg1.2, whole genome shotgun sequence contains the following coding sequences:
- the LOC126335833 gene encoding putative per-hexamer repeat protein 5, which produces MGRGTGTDRRGRGRTDGDGDGQTETGTDGRGRTDGDGDGDEQTGTGTDRRGREWTDGGGGGQTETGTDERGRSDGVGDGDRQTGTVTDRWGQGRTDGDGDGQTWTGRIDGDGQTGTGTGTDRQGRVRTPETGTDRRGRGWTDGDAAGQTGTDKWGQGRTDGDGDGQTETGTDKRGRTDGDADGDGQTGTGTDRWGRGRTDGDGDGQTGTGTDRRRQGRTDGDGDGQTGTGTDRLGRGRADGDAPGQTGTDKRGRGGQTGTGTDRRGQGRTDGDGDGQTGTGMDRRGRGRTDGEGDGDGQTGMGTGTDRRGRGLTDWDGDGLTGTGTGTATDRQGRGRTDGAGQTVTDRRRQGRTDGDGDGDGQTGTGTGTGTDRRGRTDGDGQTGTRTGTGTGTDRRGRTDGDGQTKTGTDRRERRQTDWDGDGQTGTGTDKRGRGRTDGDAGGQTGTDKRGRGRTDVDRDGETGTGTDRRGRGRTDVDGQTGTGTGTDRRGRGRTDGDGDGQTGTGSDRLGRGRTDGDRDSD; this is translated from the coding sequence ATGGGGAgggggacggggacggacagacggggacggggacggacagacggggacggggacggacagacggagACAGGGACGGacggacggggacggacagacggggatgGGGACGGGGACGAACaaacggggacggggacggacagacggggacgggaATGGACAGACGGGGGCGGGGGCGGACAGACGGAGACAGGGACGGACGAACGGGGACGGTCAGATGGGGTCGGGGACGGGGACAGACAGACGGGGACGGTGACGGACAGATGGGGAcagggacggacagacggggacggggacggacagacgtgGACGGGACGGAtagacggggacggacagacggggacggggacggggacggacagacagGGACGGGTACGGACACCGGAGAcagggacggacagacggggacggggatGGACAGACGGGGATGCTGCCGGACAGACAGGGACGGACAAATGGGGAcagggacggacagacggggacggggacggacagacggagACAGGGACGGACAAACGGGGACGGACAGATGGGGACgcggacggggacggacagacggggacggggacggacagatggggacggggacggacagacggggacggggacggacagacggggacggggacggacagacggagACAGGGccggacagacggggacggggacggacaaACGGGAACGGGGACGGACAGACTGGGACGGGGACGGGCAGACGGGGACGCGCCCGGACAGACGGGGACGGACAAACGGGGACGGGgcggacagacggggacggggacggataGACGGGGAcagggacggacagacggggacggggacggacagacggggacggggatggacagacggggacggggacggacagatgGGGAaggggacggggacggacagacggggatggggacggggacggacagacggggacggggtCTGACAGATTGGGACGGGGATGGActgacggggacggggacggggacggcgACGGACAGAcagggacggggacggacagacggggccGGACAGACGGTGACGGACAGACGGAGAcagggacggacagacggggacggggacggggacggacagacggggacggggacggggacggggacggacagacggggacggacagacggggacggacagacggggacacggacggggacggggacggggacggacagacggggacggacAGATGGGGACGGACAGACGaagacggggacggacagacgggaaCGGCGTCAGACGGATtgggacggggacggacagacggggacggggacggacaaacggggacggggacggacagacggggacgcaggcggacagacggggacggataaacggggacggggacggacagatgTGGACAGGGACGGagagacggggacggggacggacagacggggacggggacggacagacgtgGATGGACAAACGGGGACGGGGACGGgaacggacagacggggacggggacggacagacggggacggggacggacagacggggacggggtCAGACAGATTGGGACGGGGACGGACTGACGGGGACAGGGACAGTGACTGA